The sequence below is a genomic window from Phoenix dactylifera cultivar Barhee BC4 chromosome 8, palm_55x_up_171113_PBpolish2nd_filt_p, whole genome shotgun sequence.
TCCTGTGATGCCTCATAGATTAAAGTATGTATGGCATAGAGGTCATGATCTGAAGACCTCAAAAAGTACACAGCCTTCTCATAATCCAAATGGGACAAAGCTGAAACCACCTTCTCGAGCTTGTACTTGAACAGATTCCACCTCTGCACAAACACCGCATGCCTATTCTTCTTCAGAAGCTTCCTATCCCCACCATGAGCTGCCATGGATGCCAATACATCAATGGCACTAGTTATTGAATAATTCAATGTGGTAAGAAGAACATTTCTCCGAGCTGCATCTCTTTGAACAAAAGAGAGGGACAGAGTTTCTGCAAATGGACCAAATGGAGTTTGTCCAACACTCCAAGTGTAATCTACCAATGTACTGTTATGCTCTGGGCTCCATGACAGATGGGTCGGTGAGACACCCCACATACTCTGGAGGACTGAACCAACAATTGGGCGGTCCAGATTACGGGTTTGTGTTATCACATGTCGGCCATTGCAGCTGTAGTCGCTAACTGTCTGTGAGCTCCTCGTCCTCACGGCGATCACCATGTCCCTGAAAGCAATGGCCTGGTGGTACCGGTCGAGCAAGAGGAGCTTGTCGTAATCCAGATCAAAGACATACACAGGCAAGACCTTGTCGTACCCCTCTTCGGGAATCTCCGCCAACCGGTGTATCTCTTCCACAGAATCTGATAATATCTGACGAAGGCGTTTTGAATCTAGATACTCGCTCACTATCAAAGTGTAGTTCTCAAACAAGAATCGAGATGTGAAGGAGTTTGTCGATCGGGCAATAGCAAAAGAACAGATTGGGCACTCCGAGAACTTCACGCTGTATGATCTGAATGTCAAAGATTGATCCTTGTATGCAAGATCACTTTCCCTCAGTGTCTGCTCAACGGATTTCCAATCCAAACCAGTAGGATCCCGAGCATCAGATCCATGGATGTGGACGAACTGGATCAGGAGTGAGCTCTCGAAGAAGACAGGAATCCTCAGAGATGGAACCAGGAGGGCCTGGTATGCGCTTAGAACTAAAGAGGCAAGGTCGGAAAGCAGAGCCTTTTCCGATTTGGGTCGCCCATGAAGGGCGGCCAAAGGGTGGAACTCACCTCGTGGAAGCAAGCCCTCGCCGGAGAGGGCCGGCCCGTAGTCCACCGGTCCGGCAGCAAGGTCAATCCACACGTAACGCTCCTTCCCGGTCCAGAGAGTCCCCAAGCACTTGGAGAAAGCCGGCGAGGCATCACTAGCGTCGTAGGAGTACGCGTAGGGCTTGGACTGGGGTTCGAGATTCAGCAAATAGATGTAGAACCCTGGGGCCGCGCTCGAGTCCTCCCGCTCGAAATCCTCCTGGATGATCCGATCGACAATGAAGTGGGGGACCGAGACGAGGGCGGAGCGGTAGAGCGGGGCGGGGGCAGAGTCGAGGTGGGCTCGGATGGCGGTGGAGATCTGGGGGGCAAGGGGGGAGTGGGAGGGGTCGAGGTGGAAGGCGTGGCCGACGGCAAGGTGGTGGGGGCGGGCGCCGATGGCGTGGAAGTGGGCGGAGGAGAGGGCGGCGGAGGCGAACGagtggaggagggagggagcgGCAGCGGAGAAAGAGCCGACGAGCTTGACGTAGACGGGGACGGAGATCTGGAATGAGAGGAGGTAGGAGACAAGGGCGGCGTGGTCCGGGGAGGGGAGGGAGGCGGCGAGACCCTTGCGGAGGACGGTGGGGAGGGCGTGGAAGGAGTCGTTGGCGGCGCGAGCATCCCGGCGGGCCTGGTCGGCGAGGAAGGTGTCGAGTCCGAGAGCCGGGAACGAGGACGAGGGGATCGGGAGGGAGGAAAGGGAGAGAAGAGACaggaggaggattagggttttTGACATCGTTGTATGGAGAAGCAGGAGATGAATTAGGGCTAGGGTTAAGGCTTTCGAG
It includes:
- the LOC103721331 gene encoding uncharacterized protein LOC103721331; its protein translation is MSKTLILLLSLLSLSSLPIPSSSFPALGLDTFLADQARRDARAANDSFHALPTVLRKGLAASLPSPDHAALVSYLLSFQISVPVYVKLVGSFSAAAPSLLHSFASAALSSAHFHAIGARPHHLAVGHAFHLDPSHSPLAPQISTAIRAHLDSAPAPLYRSALVSVPHFIVDRIIQEDFEREDSSAAPGFYIYLLNLEPQSKPYAYSYDASDASPAFSKCLGTLWTGKERYVWIDLAAGPVDYGPALSGEGLLPRGEFHPLAALHGRPKSEKALLSDLASLVLSAYQALLVPSLRIPVFFESSLLIQFVHIHGSDARDPTGLDWKSVEQTLRESDLAYKDQSLTFRSYSVKFSECPICSFAIARSTNSFTSRFLFENYTLIVSEYLDSKRLRQILSDSVEEIHRLAEIPEEGYDKVLPVYVFDLDYDKLLLLDRYHQAIAFRDMVIAVRTRSSQTVSDYSCNGRHVITQTRNLDRPIVGSVLQSMWGVSPTHLSWSPEHNSTLVDYTWSVGQTPFGPFAETLSLSFVQRDAARRNVLLTTLNYSITSAIDVLASMAAHGGDRKLLKKNRHAVFVQRWNLFKYKLEKVVSALSHLDYEKAVYFLRSSDHDLYAIHTLIYEASQELEASLVCFKDPPFPWASVSLAAVFVFGFFYVYSRRHKIFRSKRKQF